A DNA window from Enterobacter cloacae subsp. cloacae ATCC 13047 contains the following coding sequences:
- a CDS encoding DUF1289 domain-containing protein: MAEQLEFFPIQSPCRGICQVDERGYCRGCMRTRDERFNWQNFSDTQKQEVLRLCRQRFLRKIRANKPGETEEPQQPSLF, encoded by the coding sequence GTGGCAGAGCAGCTGGAGTTTTTCCCCATCCAGAGCCCGTGCCGGGGGATTTGTCAGGTGGATGAACGCGGTTATTGCCGTGGGTGTATGCGTACCCGCGACGAGCGGTTTAACTGGCAAAATTTCAGCGACACGCAAAAGCAGGAGGTGCTTCGCCTCTGCCGCCAGCGGTTTCTGCGCAAAATACGTGCAAACAAGCCGGGTGAAACCGAAGAACCCCAGCAACCTTCACTGTTTTAA